ATGCGCTCACCTTTCTACGAAACTATGCGCAATTTCCCCATTTTGAGCCAGGCTGCACACCTCATGGTTTCTTCGAACAGCCGAGCGCGCCGCGTTCAGAAGCCCCCAAAGGCCGCCGAACCGACATCGGCGGTACAGAGCCAGGTTGTAGTCTTCGAAGGTGAGGACGATGACCGCACACTGAAAAAGTCGAATGACACGATCGCCGTTCGCGTTGAGAAGGGGGGGCTCTCGTCTCTCGGCCGCAAGGTGTTCAATGTGCTCATCTATCACGCTCAGCAGCTGGGTGAGCCCGGGACGACTGGGCCGACCGAGGTTCGAAATCATGCGAAGTACTTCTGGATCCCATTGCGAGACGTAGTTGCCGACACGCGATACAACAGCAACGATACCGAACTGCTCAAGCAACAAATCGATCAGCTGCAGGACGTGCGGGTCAAGATCGAGGGTCAGAAACAATACACATCCGAGCGGCTGATATCCTCGGCGACGCTATACAACCCTGCCGGCTTGCACTCGCGCGGTGGAGTTGTATGGCTTGGCTATGCATTCCCGCCGGAGATCTCATCTGAGATGCTCCGGCCGATGCAGTACACCAAGCTATCGCTGTATTACCTGACCAGCCTGCGAACGAATGGGGGAATGGCGCTTTACGAGAACTGCCGGCGCTATCTGACGAACCCCAGCAAGGTGACCAATCGGCAGACCGTGCAATGGTGGTACCAGGTTCTCACAGGGAATCCGTCGACCGCGGAGGTACCGGAGTACAAGTACTTCAAGCGAGACACCTTGCTAAAGGCGATTCGCGAAGTGAACGACGTCACTGACCTGGTCGTTGAACTCCTCGAATTCAAGGAGGGGCGCCGCGTAGTCGAGCTGCAATTCAGGGTGAGCCAGAAGGCTCAGGAGCCTCTGCAGCTGCCGACTCCCGCCGTCGACTCTGCGGCGTACCTGACGCGTCTCATGGCTTTGGGTATATCGCAGGCGGAGGCGCTTGAGCACATCGGCACTACGGACCAAGGAAAACTGGTCGCGACGCTTGAAATGGTTGAGAAACGCCTCGAGAACAAGCGACTGGCCCCGGTGGATTCGCCTGCCGGTTACTTCCTTCGTGCCCTGCGAGGGTCGTATGCGACGGCCCAGGATATTGCAAAGGTGACCACCCGCAAGATAGAGCGACCGGTGGCGCCGAAGGTGCAATTGGAAGAACTGACTCATCGCTTCATTGCGTGGCGCGCCGAAGAGGCGATGGGGTACGTTCGGGAACTCGACCCGGAGAAGCGCAACGAGCTGCTCGAACGCTTTAAGGAAAGCCCAGCGTTCAGGGCTCTGCACCCGTCTGCAAAGAAGACTCTGGAGCAGGGACGCGAACCCTCTCCCATGGTGAAGGCTTCGTTCGGGACGTGGGTTGCCCAGGACCTCTGGGGGGACCCTACGGAGCAAGATCTGTACGGTTTTGGTCTGAAGGAAATGGTAGGGGGCGCCGCCCCCCAGCAGATAGAGGCCTAGTGGCTGCGGAGCAGACCTCCCCGAGAGGTCCGCAAAAAAACCGAAATGCCTTCCCAGCGCGTATTACCTGAGATTTACCATATTCGTCGATATGGAAAATCTCAAAGCTTGCGGAGTATTTAAATACTCATTATCGTACTCAGGTGAAATTGAATGAAGCGAGAAAGAGTATGGTCAACGAGAGCAGCTGGCGGAGTTGGACGGTGGTCCGATTCCCCAATGGTTCGTGGAGTTATGGTGGCCGGTTGCACTCGCCGGATTACGAGTTGTGCGAGAAGTGGAGCATCGCTGCGCCCACAGCGAAAGACGCCGTGAAGAAGGCCCAGGCTCTAAGGCGCCAAGAACTGCGCCGCCAAGCACGGGCCGTCGGCGCAGATCTAAAGCGGGCCTGACGTGGCCAGGCCTGCAAAACTGCCGCTGCCTGCTGATCAGGAGGCTGAACTCCTACGGCGTACAGCGATGATCTCGCGGGAACTCGATAATTCCTCGTTTCTGGATCAGCTCCTGCCTCAGATTGAGGCGATCACCGGAACCACGTTCGGTGCTGGGTTGATACGCCAGCTGCTCGCTGGCGTACTCTGGGATGCTGCCGGTGGCCGGTCCCCCGCTCAACGAACGGTGCACGCCGCCGTTCAGCGGCACGCCGCGCAAAAGTGCCGTTCGGCCAGCCCATCCATTTTGGATGCCCTAGTGACCGCAGCCGAAGTGCGGTCTGAAGGAGAACGGCCATCGCCTCCCGCGGTTACGCCGGATTCGATTGGAATGGTGCAGAAGGCGCTCGAGCTGGCAGAGCTCAATCGCTTGGAAATCGAGAGAGAGCGGAAGCGGGCAGATATGGCCGAAAGGGAGCTGAGCGACTTGCGCGTGCAGCTGCAGATCGCCCTCGCGCACGGCAGCCAAGCGGATGCTCGCCTCTCCGCGCGAGAAGAGGCATATACGCTACTGCAGCAAGTGAATGCGGACTTGCGATCATCGTTGCAGTTGGCCGTTGACCGTGCCGCAAGGGAAAATCGGCAGAACATGCTCCGCGTCGATGAGATGCGGCAGGAAGCTCGTGCACTTGAGGAGCAGCTTCGGCTTGCACGTGTGGAAATCGAGGAAAGTGCGAAGAAGCTCAGAGACGAGAAGCTGATGAGCGAGGAACTAAGGCGCCGCGTCAATTCGCTGCGCGACGCAAGGAGCATCTCGTGAGTGAAGCGCATCGGAACTCCGCGCCCGGAGCTACCGTTGGCCAGGTTGAAGTGTTGTTGAATGCGTGGCTTGCGTCGCTTGAGCGAAAGGGTAGGGCAGAGGCGACCATCGCGACTTATCGCCGGGAGGTTCGGCGCATCATTTGGTACTGCGACTGGAGGGGTGCGCCGGCGCCATGGCTTTGGAAGGACGAAGACGCGCTGAGCTACGTTCAGTTTCTGCGTGAGGAGGCTCATCTCCATGTGTACCCGGCAGGGCGGCAATTCGGCACTCCCGACTGGACACCCTTTCGGGCCGGCCATCTTTCGCAGTCAGCTCGTGATTCCGCTGCGCGTATTGCCAGCCTGCTATGGGATTACCTGGTGGTGACGAGACATGCGCAAGCGAATCCATTCGCGGCGGTGGTGCGCAAAGCTTCAGAAGAGTCCGCCCCCCGCCAGGCCAATCGTGGAGCTGTTCCTCCAAACGTGCTTGATCTTGTGATGACGTGCATGGACCGGCGGCAAAAGCCGACAGCCAAGGACATTCGCATCTACTGGCGCAATCGATTCGTCTTGCTCCTATACTGTGGGACTGGACTTCGGGCTACTGAGGGGGTCATGGCCAACATGAGTGACATCCATCCCCTGACGGACCCACAGACTGGTCGTACATACTGGGCTCTTCAAGTCCGAGGGAAAGACCTCCCGCTCGATGCGGCCGTGATTGACGCGCTGCGGAGCTATCGCCTGGCGTTTCAGCTATCCCCTATGCCGATTGCACGTGAGGATCTAGGCCTTATCCTGTCGCCCTTCACGCCAGCCCAAGCCGAAACCCAAGTGTATGGTTCCGCGCGCTCGAGGCGGGGGCGCGGCATGTGGAAGTCCATTCGGACACGCCAGACAATTCGGAACATTGTGCGCGAAGAGTTCGGCGCAGCTGCGGCAGCCCTGCCGAAACAGTCCCCAGAGGCGGCACTTTTGACGCGCGCGTCGACACAGTGGCTCAGGCACACTCGCGGCGCCAATTTGGCTGCGGCGGGCGCTGACGCCCCGGTGGTTGCCCGTGCAATGCGGTACAGCAGTACACGCACCGCGAAGGCTTTTGCCGAAATTGATTTCTTCGATATTGCGCGCCTTGCTGATGCTGAATAACTAGTTTGAGAACTCCAGGGCAGGCGCTAGCAAGGCAGGGAACTTTCGCACTGGCTGGACCGCCGTGACGAAGGTCAACCGAAGGTGAGAATGCACAGGGACCGAATTTCGACTGTATTCGGTCGTGCTTATGGGCTCGGTGATGGATAGGTGAGACGGAACAGGAATGTACGGCCCTCTGCGTCAGTCATTGAAGTCTCAGACTTTGAGCCGCTACATTTTTAAGTTCCACACTGCAGAATAAAATTGGGAGGGGTGACAAACATGACGTTCTATAAGGTCGTTTTGTATGGTGCATACCAGGAAGGCCGCCGTCTCGCTTTGCTTGAATGCACTGCGCTTATAGGACGCCCGGGAGGTAGCTACGGCATTCACGAGTACGTCATGGAGCTTCGAGATGTTTCCTGTGAAGCGCGGGAGTTTTGTGCCGTGCGAAAACAGGATTTAGACGTCGCGTTTAATGACCATCCAGACGACTTTGCGGAGGACAAATTCTGTTTCGCTTGTCCCCGTGAGCCCGGGTTTGAACTAATGACATGGTGGTCAGGGCGGGGCGAATTTGATGCACCGGTAGCGTCGGCCGCCGAAATCCAAACGATAGTACAGGCAGGGATCTCGGGTATGACGCAGGTTTTTCCCCGACCCACAAGGGTTGAAATGGGCGTGCGGCGTAGTGACTGGTCCACTGTCGAGCAGCCTGCGTGGGCACATCTTCACGCGCTCTAAATCGGCGCATGAACAGCTAATACTGGCGAGTGGCTCACCGACAGGTTTGACCATTCATGCTTAAATTTGGACAAGACCACCAGGCCATCGCCGTTCAGAGCGAGTACATCATGTGCTATTCCGCGCAGCTTGTTGCCGATTTCAAGCGGGTCACCCGCCAGTATGGTGTGAAGATCGCCTTTGAAGATTTCGTCGACCTGTACCTCTATCACTCCACTGATTCCAGACCCAAGACTCCAAGGGCGCTAGATGTCGCCTTCACTGCTGCCGATGGGCCGGCGGGAGCTGCGATTCAGGAAGCGGTGAGGCGGTGGGATCAGCTCGAGATGCAGGAGCTCGAGGATCTCGTCTTCGCGCAGCGCGTGCGCCTCGTTTCCGCCGAGCAAGCGCTGCAAAAGAAGGTGACCAAGAAAGCGGAGAATGACCAATGTCGAAGACCATCCACGTCAGAAACTTGCTCTGCATAAGATCAAGGACTTACGTGAAATTCGTCA
The Achromobacter xylosoxidans A8 genome window above contains:
- a CDS encoding replication initiation protein; the encoded protein is MRSPFYETMRNFPILSQAAHLMVSSNSRARRVQKPPKAAEPTSAVQSQVVVFEGEDDDRTLKKSNDTIAVRVEKGGLSSLGRKVFNVLIYHAQQLGEPGTTGPTEVRNHAKYFWIPLRDVVADTRYNSNDTELLKQQIDQLQDVRVKIEGQKQYTSERLISSATLYNPAGLHSRGGVVWLGYAFPPEISSEMLRPMQYTKLSLYYLTSLRTNGGMALYENCRRYLTNPSKVTNRQTVQWWYQVLTGNPSTAEVPEYKYFKRDTLLKAIREVNDVTDLVVELLEFKEGRRVVELQFRVSQKAQEPLQLPTPAVDSAAYLTRLMALGISQAEALEHIGTTDQGKLVATLEMVEKRLENKRLAPVDSPAGYFLRALRGSYATAQDIAKVTTRKIERPVAPKVQLEELTHRFIAWRAEEAMGYVRELDPEKRNELLERFKESPAFRALHPSAKKTLEQGREPSPMVKASFGTWVAQDLWGDPTEQDLYGFGLKEMVGGAAPQQIEA
- a CDS encoding phage integrase family protein 8 — encoded protein: MSEAHRNSAPGATVGQVEVLLNAWLASLERKGRAEATIATYRREVRRIIWYCDWRGAPAPWLWKDEDALSYVQFLREEAHLHVYPAGRQFGTPDWTPFRAGHLSQSARDSAARIASLLWDYLVVTRHAQANPFAAVVRKASEESAPRQANRGAVPPNVLDLVMTCMDRRQKPTAKDIRIYWRNRFVLLLYCGTGLRATEGVMANMSDIHPLTDPQTGRTYWALQVRGKDLPLDAAVIDALRSYRLAFQLSPMPIAREDLGLILSPFTPAQAETQVYGSARSRRGRGMWKSIRTRQTIRNIVREEFGAAAAALPKQSPEAALLTRASTQWLRHTRGANLAAAGADAPVVARAMRYSSTRTAKAFAEIDFFDIARLADAE